The window AAACAATTCAATATTGGTTTCGAACATTGATGTGCAAAATTTGGACCCATACAGcgtaaaaatttaaatgcaCCATGTGTATTATAATCGATTAATGGTTTATATAACTTATGCAGATCAGGCATAGCTAAATCAAATGGTAAATTGAATGCCAATGTTGACGAAggtatcaacaacaaaaataacaacaatgatgatacgGCAATGGTCATCTTgttcgatttgattattcCTATATATCAGATAAAAACAGATAATAATACGAAAAAATAGTTAAAATCattatatagaaaaaatatatccGTTTTGTTATGgataaaattaacaaaaaaaaattgggacAGCtaaaatagagagagagaaaatgattcaatcggaaaaaaatggtatgaAATTATCGGATGCGTCAATGTCCGAGCTCATAGTTTCGGATATATATttaaaacgatgatgataatcatagtGTATGATGCATTTGTGTATgtaaatcattattaacatacctttcatgatgatgctattattatgatgatgaaacagtagaaatatttattcgaattcttccagaaaaaaaataaaactaaactaaatgAAAGGAATTCATCAAATCTAACTATGCATAGTAAGCGAATAAAACTTCGTTTCGTTGTGGCTGCATTGTCGACCTTTCGGTTGGTCTttttatatgtttttttctaatcgaaaattttcaagtCCAAAATGGCAAGCCGGTATGAACCAGAACGATAATGGTGTTATGACACGTATACGTACGTGTATGTGAACACGTTCCATGTCAATAAATTTCATACTATGATATTCTATGacctttgttttgtttgtatttgtattgttgttataaagataataatgttatCGTCGATGTATGGTGATAAGACCCGTGTATGTCCAAGTAGACCTTGTTGATAAAGACCTGACTAAATAGCATTTGATTGTTATCGGTTTTACTACCAACCAAATCAAACCGGActaaaagagaaaaacaatttgtaCCAGGTTAATCAGAAGtggatttaaatttttttttatctttaacTTTAAATTAACTCCGTCATCGATAATtaccattttattttgatacGAAAAAGCAATCATTGCCTAATTGAAAAACTTATACTTGTCATTTTTGTCTGTCcgttatcgatgatgatgatcttttttttatccgcaaaaaatttcttttattttatcaatttcaatttcgatgTTATTGCCTGTTCCAATTCcataagaaacaaaaatagttTATTTTCTTCCCGCttcgtgtttgtgtgttgtcAGTGGAtatagaaatgaatgaagatgattttaAGGTGATAAAATATAATTAACTTCCGTAACAATTATATAaatcacacatacacattaattttttatgtGTGAATGTAACAACTTGAGGCggttaacttttttttccgaatATAGAATATGAAAActaaacaaagcaaaaaaaaaaatattcatcaaaatttcaattcagtTATTGACAATCGAATCCATGAAAACATTGCAAGTCACACGTCTTTGGCATTCTTTTCTAATTTGATACTTATAAAATCACGATTTTTATAACAAATTTGAAGATaacgagttttttttgttgttgttgttgttcatcatcctGAACATGACAGAAAAgttttcatcttcataacCGATTCGGAACGGAAAAACCTCTCTCTCTTGCATTGCTCCAATTGTCTATAGACCAAAAGTTTTCTCGGCTTAATaatctatttttattaaattcgAAAGAGTTATATTTAGCAGgacataaaaaaatcaatgtttggAATATTTACAGATTCACAGATAGTTATTTATttctttgaaatgaaaaaaaaatcaataattgattggatagaaattttcgaattgattggaaacgatgttttttttcggtaatGGACAAAACTAGAAACGAATCTGATCAGAACCAGATATtccttttgttgttgttaccgatgatcaaatcatggtgtttttatcatcatcatcatcaatgatcaagACAAGTTAACCACTAATTGAATACCACATATCGAGACGATTGGATTggatcgaatgatgatgatgataatgtagcTTAAGTCGAATCagtcaatcaattgattgattgattgacataCCACATGTTTTAGGACATTTAAATTCcaagattaaaaaaaaataccaacaTGCATGAAGATGATAGTGTGAgcggatttttatttttattttttttttatttttttgattttttattccgTCAAATTTGATGCTCATCGGTTAGCTTCTTGTTCTTTCAagccaaacaacaaaaatgtttgcaTTTTGATCCtagaaacaaacattttttttcacgattttgattgactgacagttttattttttgctatATCTGCCATGAATGTGTTCTGCCTTTGTAGTTATTAAATTCAACAGGCAATTGCCAATGAtgagcagaaaaaaaatccttttaGATAAGAAAAggaaagaagaaaacaattttttgttcgtcCCAttttagccaaaaaaaaaattatcaattccAAAATTGAACATGGAATGGatttacaaataataatcatataatcAACACTATGATTATAATGTCTGTGAACaggatgaaaaattttctttaaaaaaaaaaatttaacttTATCCTTCAAACTttgaaacaatcatttttcatcccTTTATGGCATATTCGGGTCTGTTTTATATTAgcaaattttaattattaacgatccaaaataaaaaaaaaaaacctatgaaacgaaaatcgaaatgacgaaataaatggacaaaatgaattcaattaataCATTCCAACATTAATTACCCGATCCTCAATGATATCATACATTGATAATACAGGTGTGAAAAAACATATGCAGTCtacatgaaaaacattttctttatcgattttttttttttttttgaaaatgggaataaaaaaacttttgttaTTCGTTCAATGTTTGTAATGTTATGATTATCCGAGTTTGAAAAAAGAGGcggatgaacaaaatttgatcGAGCAAagtaaagagagagagagagcaaCGATGAGCCTGAccaaacatgatgatggttgaagAGTTGatcattccatcatcataaatgatCATCGCCATAGTAGTTCGTTTTGGTGCTCTTAATGTGTGCAACAAGTGGAAGAACAAgaaatcacttttttttattatgaaagattttttttttaaagataGAGAACCTATGGTTGGTGTGATAGTGTGTGTTGTGAGACTCGATGGatgatcgattcgattctCCATGCActtgttttattcattgttcattcattcaatcgtcGTTGAATACgaacgaaaattttcttgtgtTGCTGACACGCCGTGAATCGTAATTGACCCCTGTATATAagcaaataattttcttccATTAGGTTGAacttgttattttatttatttattttttgtgattcattcaatcgttACAGAAATTTtgcctttttttccaatagaatcgaattgaatacATTCGAATTTAAATGATCAAGCCAATCACAGTCTATATAGTTGCCTTCGTGTCAAAGTTGAATCCAATCCATTGTGTAGATGTGACCCCTAcatgtgttttgtgtgtgtgtgtgtgtgtgtgccatatttgatccatttgagcatccaaaacaacaaaccatTGCCACTACGACCCGAATCACCAATATCCAATGTTACATCAAGTAGTGCGTGTGGatgctgtgtgtgtttgttagtgacaataatcaatggCCACGGccccaaaaaaataacaaatgtaaaataacaaaatgaaatggtcTAACAGAAGCTAAGGCAACCGCCCCATAAAAAACAATCTTTCATTcggttgttgtcattgtttttgttgttgttggttaaGTTTGGTTTGCGAGCGACAACGAAGACAacttgttattgttatttttccgttgaataaaacaacaactgtTCTCGTATATTTCATGTTTTGGCAttccatcattgaatgaacagAGGCAAAAAGCAAGTTTTCCAAAATTTGAGTGACTGACTGATGACTGTTCCACCAATTCATAATAATCCATTGTAtccatgtttgtttgtatgtatgtgtttatGTTGGACATTTTGTGAcgtcgtttgttgttgttgttatgtcTCATGCTGTCTCGATTTGTTTGTCAAATCGGTGGACATGATCATCTGTTtgtgaatcgaatcgaatttcaatcaatcaccacaataggtcatcatcatcatcatcatcaatcgtaacgcctaaacaaatgaatgaaaaaatctcgATTCTTTGATctcgatttttattcatttcgaaatgataatttcgTTTCttcttgattgattgattgatgaatcataatttatatttaatataattcatttcatatattgaTATCCTTAAAtgtaatttgaatgaaattcaaaaattcatatttggCATgcgtaaaatttttttttttcttaatgaATTCCATTACCATTACAAATAAGGTATGTATGTTCTATTTATGAAATTgtatttgaaaagaaaaaaccaaaacacttttgatttcattttgtaatgTATATGACACATATTATAATAGTTaagtttgatgatttgaacatcgaaatcaaatcacacattcatatatattttgatcaattaatgTTGTCGAATTTAGTTAGTTAGCTATTTGAttaacaaacgaaaaaaatctaatctaaTTCGTTGACATATGAAACATGATACATGATGATTGGTTTATCAATCTTATGATAATTTGGCCTTAATTTATTTCCTCATATAATTTGTATCactttatgtttgtttgtgtgtgttgttttttcttctacgATGTGAAGATACCGTCtgacaccaaaaaaaaacgcgaaattttcaattattttcttttccttcttttgcacacacacacacaacatatacaaacaaattatcTATCATTGCATCATTCGTACGAAATATTtgtacatgatgatgatgatgatgatcaataaatccggaaaaaattaacttttccatttaatattttcatcatcgttaagtatgatgattattttgattaatcaatgataTGAACATTTGTGGccagtttttctttttgttcacaaTGAATTTAGATTTAATCTAATTTGATTTAACACcaacaagacaaaaaaaacaaagattattatcaacagaaagaaaaaacatgattTAGTATCTATAGATACTCACCACACATGTATTGTTTCATAATTTGAATGACAACAATTAGAAACAAAAGTCAATACATAGAGAGTTTTAGAATAATTACCATGTACTATGAAAATATTACAATTTccgaaacgaaaatttttagATTATTGAGATTGTTTCACCGACCACTAACTAAATCGGTTTGTTGCTTCGTTGGTTGtaaggggaaaaaaaagatttataatcctgataataaatattacCGAAATAGACATCAATTTGAGAAGTAGATCTATCTTTTTGCCAGATGTTCATGTATactataaacaaacaaaaatgccATGATAACTTAATGATATCTAATTAAGTTTAATCGTTTAccttgattttttcttgtactgttattattattattattatccaaaaaGATAAGGTTAtatgttttcttttgaattgattttaattgagcttttttttgaaaaaaaataaataaataaacagatTTATTATCAAGTTAATTATAACAGCAGCAATAAACATGAGCTTTGTGATGTATTGTATGAATGttattgaagaaaaactCAGGTGGCCTGTGAATCACATACGGTAAAACCAAGTGGTTGGTTGCTATATCTACTCTAATAGATTCTAATTATCCAATTTTATTACAtgaaatgtttattattatttatgaatTATAAAAGCTTTATATTTGTACGTTTTTGTATTCActattaaatttttgaacatcattttttttaaccatTTGGTATATTCTCATCATTGTGATGATATTTtaatgacaaaaattataatgatgaccaatcatcatcatgatgatgatgatattaccttgaaaagatttttctcaaaaaaaaattatttaaaccTTGCctaatatcgatgatgatgatgatttgaccTAGATTTGTAATCATTAAAGTCAACTGGATTAATTggattttaaatttcttttttctcttttttttagatttcaTTTGTCAGGTCACACACAATCAacttcaatcaattttttgttattgttgaagATTCACCAACGAAGttgttataaaaaaaatctagtatacatgaatcaataaatcaactAACTTTGATTGTCAAATTGAAACGGATCTACAATGAGTACGACAACATCGATGATTTATCTAAACAACAGTCATCATTGCTGTAATAaaggtgatcatcatcatcagccatcatcaacaatggcCTTATCCCAACAGCTGCAACGACCATCAACAATACGTTGTCAACGTCGTAATTCATTACCTCGAATGAGTTCGATGGTCAAGAATAATTTATACAGTAAACATcctcatcaacatcatcaggattattgttcatcatcgaatatcggataccatcatcaacaaacagTTGGTCATCAAGCACATGCATCAGCTATATCATTGCAATACATATCACAATATCTAGCCACACCGGATACATTAATATTGTCCGAAAAATTACTTGCAAATGTAGCTgctcaaaataatttttgttgctcAAATACTGGtattaatgataaatgtCATAATAACCACCATTATTACAATCTAAACCAGACGTCagctcaacaacaacaacatcatcgccactattatcatcaaaataattcaaacCATACGCCAGATACATCCGATTCTATAGTAGATGCTGCAACAGCTCAATTGGAAGAAATAATACGACTCTGTCGAACATTACAAAAGAATCCAAATCTGGggcaattatcatcatcatcatacaccaATAATACGGGTTCTGTCATGAATGATTTGTTgccgacatcatcatcatcaacttcaACAGATGATAAATatcattgttcatcatctatCTGTAATAAATCGACAAAATGTcgatgtaatgatgattgtatacGATATTTTCTACattcaaattcgaatcaaaacTATTTACAGCAAACAAATTGTGAATGGAATtccattgaatcatcaacaataaaaactaatcataaaattgataaaaacaacgaaccaatcattcatgatgaacaacagcaTAATTTAATGCTGTTGCCTATTACCGGTATTGATGAAACTGGTCAtagtaatgataatcataaggATAACAACTTGACGGCCAAAAGTATTAATCATTGGTATGAACTGCAtacaaatatgaaaaaatcaccacCACTATTGATCAATGACCTTAGGCTTAACCATCATCAcgttgatcatgatcaagcttttgatgatcatcataatgttaAATGCCAAGTGTTAATCGATGATCATAACATTATGGAAATTCAAAACTATGAACATCctaaacaaagaaaaaaacaacaaattcattttgaaaataaaacggCCGAATTTAAACCAATATTAGCATCaccaacaaaatcaaaatcatcgacACCTCCTACTTCGTCTATTCCACAATATTCGAATATTGATGCATCCTCAACCACAGCAAGTATTGTGGCTACCAATAAAAGCAATGATGACGTCCTAACATTGAATGGCAACGgcattattaataataatagcaatCGTTTAGTCGTTACCAAGTTGGTTGCcaaatttgaagaaaaatccTCACCGCATTCTGTAACATCGTCTTTGTCGCAAACGTCTTCATTGAAACAGAACAATGATGACGGTAATGATCACgaagataataatggtaaaaatAATACTATcatacataataataataaactttttaatttgaatcgTGACGACAACATCAACGAAAATGACAAACGTGTCCCTATCCAATTACCGTTACAATCAACGATAATATTGtcagattcatcatcatcattatcatcaccaccatcatcgacaacaaagcCTAAATTGAAACTTAAACCAAAACCGCCACCGAAGCCAGTATCTCTAACTTTGTTATCAACTACTATATCTCCTGCGACAGTAACAACGACAACCATATTGTCGACGGCAgctttattgaatgaaaataaatcctTTGGTCTGTCAAACAGCATCAGTAGTGACAACGCCAACAAATTGTCACCTAAACCATCGAAAGCGATAAACGATAATCAGCAAAAAGGCGAGAGCAACATCAACGACGTCATTTCGTTTTCAGTTGGTGATCGTGAGAACCATGCGACAGAAATATCCTCATCAGTATTGTTAATCAAGGATTTAGAATCTCACGGTTTACATGGTGATAATCAAATCTTGACCAATGTTACGATTAATACCACAAATaatgtatcatcatctatcgataatattaatagttataatgatgatgatgatgaaattaacgACCAACATGCACAAATTGCAGACTCATCATCCATTGTAAATGCCACGACAACCACATcgattgttcaaaaaaaacatcaacaacaatcaaatcgattttcTTTAATACAATTGCCACAAATAACCGATTTGGATCAAGTAGACATGGAGGATCAATCATCCGAATCAAATAACGATAAATTGTTGGATGAAAAgaccaataacaataataatgacgataatgataacaaaaaatgtcaaagctattgttgctgttattgttgttgtccgaATACATCGGGTTCCTATTGTACTGATGTTATACACAATTGCAACAATAAATTATTGGGCATTGATCTATCTAAAATTAAAGCGaaaacaattatcaataCAAATCCCGTTTCAAAACCTCAATCGAATATACGACaagtaaatgatgaattatctggtaagttgaattgaatcgatttttttcaatttgttattattcaaaaatttaatcgatAGATCGGTTTCATactaattcatttgaataatttgagttatgatcaattttcataCAATTGACCAAATCATTATAGAATAATTATGAATCTCTAACTTAGTCTATTAACGAAAGAAACAAGATAAATGAATTTAGCTGCTTActaatgaaattcttttttttcaaaattcgcATCATCCTCcacttttttcttgtttttttttcactaatcatcaacatgataaATGATTTGCATTATGCCGCTTTACAAATCATGACTGAAACtttgttttcgattcatgaaatttcatgtatatgtgtgtgtgtgtgggcgCAATAAGTCTGTtgtctttttattttttttttctcatacaTATGATTCTTTCCATCTATGACATTGCAGCTGATGTTGATCTCGTAGGTAAACTagattattcaaatttttaaaaacattCTATTTTAATCActtgtatttgtttgtttgtttgtttctattgattgcgaaacaacagcaacaacaattgcgCTCCTGATTACAagaaacaagaacaacattctttgatcattttcaaaagaatgaaaaaaaaattatataaacaAATCTTCAACCaaacaatcattttgtttgatcaattattcagtatttgttatttcatttcaatcaataaataatttttgatttttcggTTTCTGCTATTTTTGGATGAGCACATAggagagattttttttgctggcaAAATTGTTATATTAATTGGATCACACATATcgattattttatatatgaaatatatgttcatcgtttgtttttgtttcatttctttttggaGAAGAGGTTAAAACAATTAGACGAACAGAttatattctttttcaatttttcatcgtgtgcgcgtttttttttttttttattttttttttaattttcttttaattcATACttagataatgataatgtccaagagttgattaattaaatgttttttttcgttttctcattttattGTATGTATCAATTAGATGAATGTTTTAAACGATTTTGatattatataaaatttatgatgctactacatttttttttgttactagccagagttttttcatttgaatttacgattttttttttgatattaagATTATATATGTTCAATTCATTggcgtcatttttttttctcggtaAACAACAAATCGTTAACCAATATATAACGCTTCACATTGAACCCAAAGCTTCTATAGAGAGgatatcatttcattcattttcatttagagaggaaatccttttttttttgaaaaaacaatttttttccacttgatttttttgat of the Dermatophagoides farinae isolate YC_2012a chromosome 1, ASM2471394v1, whole genome shotgun sequence genome contains:
- the LOC124491752 gene encoding uncharacterized protein LOC124491752 gives rise to the protein MKGIIKSNKMTIAVSSLLLFLLLIPSSTLAFNLPFDLAMPDLHKLYKPLIDYNTHGAFKFLRCMGPNFAHQCSKPILNCLHHNEPINCIEHLECCQNNKATITCIHYLKSSTIYDKLFHVPIVNDQ
- the LOC124491753 gene encoding uncharacterized protein LOC124491753, whose translation is MSTTTSMIYLNNSHHCCNKGDHHHQPSSTMALSQQLQRPSTIRCQRRNSLPRMSSMVKNNLYSKHPHQHHQDYCSSSNIGYHHQQTVGHQAHASAISLQYISQYLATPDTLILSEKLLANVAAQNNFCCSNTGINDKCHNNHHYYNLNQTSAQQQQHHRHYYHQNNSNHTPDTSDSIVDAATAQLEEIIRLCRTLQKNPNLGQLSSSSYTNNTGSVMNDLLPTSSSSTSTDDKYHCSSSICNKSTKCRCNDDCIRYFLHSNSNQNYLQQTNCEWNSIESSTIKTNHKIDKNNEPIIHDEQQHNLMLLPITGIDETGHSNDNHKDNNLTAKSINHWYELHTNMKKSPPLLINDLRLNHHHVDHDQAFDDHHNVKCQVLIDDHNIMEIQNYEHPKQRKKQQIHFENKTAEFKPILASPTKSKSSTPPTSSIPQYSNIDASSTTASIVATNKSNDDVLTLNGNGIINNNSNRLVVTKLVAKFEEKSSPHSVTSSLSQTSSLKQNNDDGNDHEDNNGKNNTIIHNNNKLFNLNRDDNINENDKRVPIQLPLQSTIILSDSSSSLSSPPSSTTKPKLKLKPKPPPKPVSLTLLSTTISPATVTTTTILSTAALLNENKSFGLSNSISSDNANKLSPKPSKAINDNQQKGESNINDVISFSVGDRENHATEISSSVLLIKDLESHGLHGDNQILTNVTINTTNNVSSSIDNINSYNDDDDEINDQHAQIADSSSIVNATTTTSIVQKKHQQQSNRFSLIQLPQITDLDQVDMEDQSSESNNDKLLDEKTNNNNNDDNDNKKCQSYCCCYCCCPNTSGSYCTDVIHNCNNKLLGIDLSKIKAKTIINTNPVSKPQSNIRQVNDELSDSNAIAKDENIHNESKSPPSPKLITKHNKIKCPDNGITVDSNPNSVLVVVADETSPTGSSDNSSSDEGIENPAVLDDDEDIDDDDDDHHLRLNKSKKLSVVDGSNNNCHYHHHHNRNYSSHSHHQHHFNHHNQLVNHHQQQQHQDSRKSPSLSFKSSRTISPLFPNSTNPDDVHQVERFLNGNNSKHLNVLEQEESLLLKEIFELESEQSELELQQTSSTTNSSQNKQTNDEEVDEELLEFQRIEREIKLSELRKCLQIVQKQIQNFKNKLEQPTVDKITDNFDAVTMATTTTTSNSSYLNEQCQLNQAQQEVQNNITSLIKSKSPSLAPLAESENDESDSKADSIEQNHEIDLSDDSDDGSDNDEEAIEMATTATKNENVNKDDLVRSLDDLLHESIETRLEKVNDLSEKEQESFVVNEVKSPIEANTSIIRRTSQYDNELSHDCRMKHFGYQRNFDMLMLKSVYQKLDLDKQSSLNTINDKQNIMNASSISNEMLESTTTATDSESDSIVLRQRSARFPAGRTIESTSNLQSQEELSTHSDQPPVLRKRNSAISANSSTTVGGSQRPLTLYMPAPNQKINLITHLHALGHDLTSSIVTNHLLLTPYTCSGYLYKHCTSGVGKWRKRYFHFDRMRKVFVYYHDRSHFEKMRHPKRGVFFDEIQDVYVDHTRINMKKFLSNSGTDQLSSSNHHGKHGSPGALTNPAKPDGTRCVFVVSTATFSRKFILSTYTPELMRIWMDVIFTGAQAYLQDFDDQMN